The genomic stretch GCCGAGGCCCGAGTGCCGATGGGCATGCACAAGAAGGATCACATTCGCGCGCTGGGTACCCAGCCCGAAATCGCCCGGCGCTGGTCGCAACGCCATGGCTGTGCGTTCACCGAAGACGACGTCGAGCGGCTCTACCTCCAGTTGCAGTCGCCCGAAGTGGCACGCAGCATTACCGCCGCCAGCACGATGATCCCGGGTGTCGTCGACTGCGTCGGCCAATTGCAGGAGCGCGGGATCAAGATTGGGGCGACGACGGGTTACTTTCGCCAGGCGGCCGATCCGGTGCGCGAAGCGGCCGCGGCCGCCGGGTACCGGCCCGATTGCAGCCTGTGTGTCGACGACGTGCCTGCCGGTCGCCCCGCTCCTTGGGGTATGTTCAAGATCATGCAAACGCTCGATGTCTACCCGCCGGCGGCCGTCGTCAAGGTGGGCGATACGCTGCCGGACGTCGGCGAAGGACGCAATGCGGGGGTGTGGACCGTGGGGGTCACACGTACCGGGAACGACTTGGGCCTGAGCGAGGCCGAGACGCTGGCCCTGCCTCCGGCCGAGTTGCGGCGACGCGTCGACGAAGTGGGCGCGCGATTGCTGGCGGCCGGGGCCCACTTCGTGATCGACTCGGTGCCGCAGATCCTCGAATTGCTGCCCGAGATCGAGGCCCGGTTGGCCCGCGGCGAGCGGCCCTGACGAGCGGCGATCCTGACAAACTGCGGCCCCGTTACGAATCGATCGGTTTGCCCGCTTGCACGAAGGACCTTGCCGATGGACGACGATATCCCCTACCTGCTGCTCACGCCGGGACCGCTGACGACGTCGAAGACGGTCAAGCAGGTGATGCTCCGCGACTACTGCACCTGGGACGACGACTACAACGGCATCGTTCAGGACATTCGCCGGCGGCTCGTCGGCCTGGCCAGCCCTGACGATCCAGACCGTGCTACGGCCGTGCTGATGCAAGGTAGCGGCACGTTTTCGGTCGAAGCGACGATCGGATCGGTCATCCCGCCCGACGGCAAGCTGCTGGTGGTCAACAACGGTGCCTATGGCAAGCGCATGGCGCAGATCGCCAAGCGGTTGAACATCGCCTGCCACGAGCTGGTGCAATCGGAGATCGAACCGGCCGACCTGGAGCGCTTGGAAACCGCCTTGCGCGACGATCCGCGGATCACGCACGTCGGCCTGGTGCATTGCGAGACCAGCACGGGCATGCTGAACCCCGCGGCCCAAGTCGGCCGGCTGTGCGCACAGTATGGCAAGCGTTTCATTCTCGACGCGATGAGCTCGCTGGGTGGCATTCCGCTCTCGATGCAGAGCGTAGGGGCGCAGTTCGTCGTTTCGTCGGCAAACAAGTGCATTCAGGGCGTGCCCGGGTTCGGGTTCGTCGTGGCCGACCGCGCGCTTTTGGAGCAAAGCAAAGGCTGGGCCCGGTCGCTGAGCCTCGACCTGTACGACCAGTGGTTCGAAATGGAGCACAAGGGGGGCAAATGGCGCTATACGTCGCCAACGCACGTCGTGCGCGCCTTTGCCCAGGCGCTGGCCGAACTGGCGGCCGAAGGGGGCGTCGAGGCGCGGCACCGCCGGTACGTGGAAAACCATCGCCGGCTGGTCGAGGGACTCACCCGGCTGGGCTTTCAGCCGCTGCTGCCGGCCGAGTTGCGCTCGCCGATCATCACTTCGTTCCTTTACCCGCCCGATCCGCGGTTCTCGTTCGACGCCTTCTACGACGCGATGAAGCGGCGGCGGTTCGTGATCTATCCCGGCAAGGTCAGCGATGCCGACACGTTCCGCATTGGCACGATCGGGCACGTCTTTCCGGAAGATATCGACCAACTGGTCGTTGCGACGCGCGAAGCGGTTGCCGAACTGGGGGTCGAGCTGCGCGGCGGGTCACATCAGCCGGCCTGAACGACCGCAGTGCTGCTACCCCTTGCGGAACACGCGGCCGCGTTCGATCTCGGCGAAGCCGAGCTTAGTGAAGAGCTTTTGCGCGCCGAGGTTGCCTTCACTGATCTGCACCTCGACGAGCCCGAACCGCAATTGCTGCAGGTGCTTGAGCGTTTCGGAAACCAGGGCCGTCGCATACCCCTGATGGCGCTGGGCAGGATCGGTCGTCAGATCGATCAGGCCGGCCGCGTGCACGCCCCAACTCGAGCCGAGCGGCTCGATCGCCCAAACGGTGCAGGCCGCTAAAGGGGCGCCCCCGGTCAGGCCGTGCAGCTCGAACCGCATCCGGTCGAAGCTCCCAAAGGTGCAGGCGTCCCACCAGCTGCGCGTGGGCGGATCCTCGATCGTCTGCAGGTTCGTCTGGCGGCGGATCTGGATCTGCTGGCGATCGACCGGCGGTCGGAAGCCGGGCAGCTCGCGCTGCAAGATCAGCGTGCGGCCGACCTCGATGTAGCCCGCCGCGCGGTAGAGCCGCTGCGCGTCGGCGTCGGAATCGATGACACCGGGCAGGTCGCTGCCGCCATACAGGCCCAGGTAGAACGGGATCAGCGGCCGCACGCCGCCGCCGAACAGCACCTTAGCACCGCGGGCCTGCAGGTAGGCTTCGCTGCGTGCGAGCAGCTCGGAACCGATCCCCAGCCGGCGATGGTCGTGCCGGACCATCAGCATGCAAGTCACGCCCTCGCGGATCGAAAGGCCGGTCTCGTTCTCGTTCGGGCCGAAGCCAGCGTGCACGTAGCCGACCGGCTCGGTGCCGTCGATGGCGACGATCAGACCTTCTCGGTCGAAGTAGGGTTTGCTGAGGACAAACTGGTCGAAGATCTGCGGCGTGATGGCCTGCGCCCGCCCGCGCTCGACGGCCCGCGCGCGCCAGATGTCGACGATCGCCGGGGTATCCGTGTTGCGAAAGGGACGGTACTGAATCACGCCGGCGCCTCGCGAGGCTGTGATCGACACGAAGGACAACAAGCAACCGCGGGGAGGTCTAGTCGGGGCCGAGACGCACGAAGACGTCGTCGCCCTCGACGCGCACTTCCAGAGCAGGCTGCCGGATGGTGGGGCTGATCTGGTGCTGCCCGCTGCGCACGTCGAACTGCCAACCGTGCCACGGACAAGTCACGACGCAGCCTTCTAATTCGCCGCGACCCAGGGGGCCGCCCTGGTGCGGGCAGACGCCGTCCAAAGCGTACACCTCGGTCCCTATTCGGAATAGGGCCACCAGGCGGTCGCCGGCAACGCATTCGAACCCCGTTTGCTCTGGCAAATCGCTCAGCGACGCCACGCGCAGCCACTGGCTCAAGACACACGACCCTCGACAGGTTCCCGCAGGGGGCTGTTCCAGAAACGGGCGATTATAGAGATCAGTGCCAGAGTTGCGAACCGTGCGTGCGCGAAAAAACGCATCACAGCCGGTTGCGCAGGCCAAGTTGTCGCACACGGCCCCGGACGTCAGGCCGCTTGCTTGTCGGCGGCGGCGGCTTTACCGCGTTTGACCCGCGGTTTCCACCGCCGATGCAGCCACCAATACTGCCCTGGCTCGCGGCGAATCATCGTCTCGATGTGACGCGTATACCACTGCGTCAGTTCCTGAACGCCGGCCAGGTGAGCGTCGCCGCGCGTCGGGTCGGCGAGTCCCTCGAGTCGCATGCAAAAGCGCATCGGACGATCGAGCCGGCGCGTCGAAGCGACCGCCACGGGAGCCTCGTGTTCGAGGGCCAGCAGTGCGATGGCCTTGTGGGCCGAGGCCGGGCGGCCGAAAAAATCGACCCAGCAGCCTTTCTGGCCGGCGTGCTGGTCGGCCAACAGGCTCACCGCCCCGCCCGCGTCGATCGCCGCGATCAGCTCCTCGTAGCCGCCCTTTTTGGCGACGATCTTTTGACCGGTGCGGCGGCGAAAGGTGTTCACGAAGCGGTCCAAGTAGGGGTTGTCGAGCTTGCGGGCCACGGTGTGCGAGGTGAACCCCAGGATCCCGAGCAGGTAGCCTGCGGCCTCGAAGTTGCCGAAGTGCCCCGTGACGATGATCACCGGGCGGCGGCTCAGCAGGATGTGCGTCAACGCGCGATGGTTCGACAGCGTGAGGAATTCGCGCCAATTGATGTCGTGCACCTTGCGGGGCAAAAGCGCGACCTCGCCCACCAGTAGCAACAGGTGTTCCCACATGGCGCGCGCCAGCAGGCGGCGCTGGGCGTCGGAGTATTCCGGAAACGCTTGCGTCAGGTTCTCGAGCACCACGCGCCGGCGAACACGCAGCACATCGGACAGGATCCAGGCCAGCGGGCGGGCCACCGCGGCCCAAGCATCGATGGAGATGGCCTGCAGCACGCAGACGATCGTGCGAATGCAAAGGTAAACGAGGAAATCGACGGGGCGAAATGACACGCACAGGCCTCCTTGCCTGTCAGGTCCGGAACCGCATGATCCAACGTACGGCGCATGATCCAATGTGCGGCATTGTCGCGCGCCGCGGTAAGACCGGGGAAGAGCGACTTTCCCGCGAAATGGCCCGGCCGGCGGCTATTTCTTCCGTCGCTTGCGGGCCGCCAGCGGCGGATCGGACTTGAGCGGCAACAGGACTGGCTTCCCGGTTTCCGCGGCCTTGTAGATGCCCAAGATGATTTCAACGGCCCGGCGCCCCTCGGGACCGTCGACGCTCGCGGCGCGGCCGGCATCGATTGCCGCCAGCGTATCGCGAAACAGGGCCGCATGGCCGTGATGGCCGATGGCTGCCGGATCGCTGGCACCGCCCCCACCGGAGCGGCGCTGTTCCATGCCGCGCTTGATGGCGGCATCGCGGCGGCCTTTGGCAGCGAAGTCCCAGCGCACGAGGTCTTCCTCCTCGAGCGCTGCCGAACCTGTGGAGCCGTGCAGCTCGATCCGCTTGAGATAGCCGGGATACGCGGCGGTGCTCGCCTCGATCGTGCCCAGCGCCCCGTTGTCGAACCGCAACGTGGCCACGGCGGTGTCTTCGACGGCGATCCGCTCGTGGGCCAACAGCGCACATTGCGCGCGGATTTCGACGACCGGGCCCATCAGCCACGCGAGCAGATCGACGCTATGAATGGCCTGGTTCATCAGGGCCCCGCCGCCGTCGAGTTCCCAGGTGCCGCGCCAGGCCCCACTATCATAGTACGACTGCGGGCGGAACCATTTGACGTAGGCATCGCCGAGCGTGAGCTTGCCAAAGCGGCCTTCGTCGACTGCACGCTTGAGCTCGATGCTCGAATGGTGAAACCGCGAGGGAAAGATCGTGGCGACCTGTACTCCGGCCCGGCTTGCGGCGTTGATGATGGCGTCGCATCGCTTGAGGGTGATCTCCAGCGGCTTTTCGACGATCACATGCTTGCCGGCGCGGGCCGCGGCCACGGCCGGTTCCATGTGAGCGCCGCTGGGAGTGCCGATCACGACCACGCTGATCCGCGGATCGGCCAGCAGCGCGTCGAGGTCCGCGAAGGCCTGGCACCCAATCTCGGCCGCCAGCTTCTCCGCGGCGGCCGGCACGGCGTCGCAGCAGCCGATCACCTTGGCCCCGCGGCAATCGCGAATGGCGCGCGCGTGGAATCGAGAAATCATGCCGCAACCGATGATGCCGAAGCCGTGTGCCATGGAATGCGCGTGCAAGCTGCTCAGGGGGAGAAACGGGCGTCCACGAAGGACGTGGAGTATACGAACGGAGCGGCGCGCGGGCCAGCCGGTACGCCGACTAGGACGAGGTATTCGACTGGAGCAGCAACATCAGCAGGCTCGTGGCGTTCAGGCAAGCGTGCGCGATCACGCTGGGCCACAGCCGATGGGTGCGCTGGTAGAGGTATCCGAGCACCATCGCCAGGAGGAATAGCGGTACCGGATCGGGCCCATGGCTGAAGTGCGCCGCTGCGAAGAGCGCACTGCTCACCAGGATCGGCGCAGCGGCATAGACGCCGATGAGACGCGGCGCGGGCAATGGCATCTGGTCGCTCGCGCCGGGCCGCGCCAAAGAGTCGCTCTGCGGCGACTCAGAGGGGTTTTCCGACGCCGGGGCGTGCTCCAATGACGCTCGGCCGGCCGGCGGTTCGGATGGCGCCGCAACGGTCGGTAGCGCCGCAGCGGGCGCGGGTTCCGTTGTCGCCGCGAGTTGGTAGCGCAGGGCCACGTTTTCGAGCCACCCTTGCAGCAGGCACCGGAACAGGAATTCTTCGGCCAAGGGCGCGACGATCACCGCCGCCACGAACAACACGGCGATCGTCAGCATCATGTTCGCCGGGTCCTGCTGTTCGAGCCACAGCTTGGCCAGCGGGTGCTCCGAGGGGAAGAATTGCGTGAGCTGGAGTTGAATCAAGTAGACCGGCGCCGCAATCGCGAGAAAACCGAGCACGCCGCGGCCCAGGTCGCTCGGAAACCGGGCCAAGGTCAAACCGATGTCGGTCGTCGTGGCTCGCGAAACCGCGCGCACCAAGACCACGCCGATCAAGAACGTCACCAAGCTCAGCGCTACGGCCAAGGCGGCGCCGGCCAGCGAGTCGACATCGGGAATCACCACCTCGTCGTCCAGATGCACCTCGGAGCCCTGGGCGAGCGCACGCAACGACGCCGCCAGCCAAACCGCGCCGCCGGCGGCAAGCTGGATGGTGAAAAAGACCAAGACGAGCAGCAGCAACTCGGCCCCACCCCAGGGGACGCCGCGCCGGGGTTCGTAGGCAATCAGTTCCTGACCGCGGAGCACTCGCGCGAACGAGATCGCGACCGTCGCCAGACTAGCCGCAATCAGGACCACGAATAGAACGGCTAGCAAGTAGGAGGGTTCGACTAGCATCCAGCGATTCTCAAGGCCAGCAGCGGGGCCAGCGGCGAGCCGAGTTTGCCTGCGGCGATCTCACGCACGCAGCAGGCCGATGGCCGTGCGCACATAGGCCACGCCCGAGGCCACGGTCGCTACGACCGCGGCCCAGACGCTGACCATGAGCAGCCAGGCGAGCCAGGTGGGCACCGTCCCCTGCGAGTGCAAGTGCAGGGCCAACAGGCTCACCGACGCGGCGACGCACTGCAGGACCATCTTGAGCTTGCCCGAAAACTGTGCCGAAAAATCGGCGCCGCGCTGCTCCAGAAAGCTGCGCAGGGCGGTGATCAGCAACTCGCGTCCGACGACTACGACCGACATCCATGCCGCCACGCCCGAGGCCGGTGCCGACGACAGGTAGATGAACGTCCCGCAGATGATCACCTTGTCGACGAACGGGTCGAGAATCCGCCCCAACATGGTCACCAGCCCGTATTTCCGGGCAAAGTAGCCGTCGAGCCAGTCGGTCGACGCCGCGAGAATGAACAGCACGAACCCGGCCAGGTAGAAGCCATAGCTCAGGAGCACAAACAAGACCACGGACAACACCAGCCGCGCAATCGTCAATTGATTGGGCAGGTTGAAAACCGTAGCCGGAAGTTTGGTCTTGGTGCCGGCGGACATGGTCAATCGTCCCCTCGGGCAATCGGTGCCCACGGCCACGAAGGCCAGGGGCCGCCGAGGACGGGGATCTATCGAGCGGGCCCCACCGCGGCGGCAATTAAATCATAATCTTTGTGCCCGACAATTTCACAGGCGACGAATTGTCCCGGGCGCAACCCCCGGCCGGTGACATAAACGACGCCGTCGATGTCGGGAGCGTCGGCATAGGTCCGCCCGACGTAGGCCCGTTTTTCCCCGGGCACCGGTGCATCGAGCAGGACGTCGAGCTTGCGCCCCTGCTGCGCGGCGTTGAACGCGAAGGCGATCTCCTGCTGGATCGCCATCAAACGGTCGCGACGCTCTTGCTTGACTTCTTCCGGCACGTGATCGGGAAGCCGTGCCGCGGGAGTGTCGGGCTCGAGCGAGTAGGTAAACACGCCGACCCGCTCGAATCGCTGGGTTTCGACGAACTCCATGAGTTCGGCAAACTCGGCCTCGGTTTCCCCTGGGAATCCGGTGATAAACGTCGTGCGCATCACCAGCCCGGGAATTGCCGCACGCAGCTTGGCGAGCAACGTTTCGGTCTCGGCCCGCGTCACACGCCGGGCCATCCGCCGCAACATCGAGTCGTGGGCATGCTGCAAAGGCATGTCGAGATAGGGCACGATTTTCCGGCTGCCGGCGATGTGCGCGATCAACTCGTCGCTGAAATACATCGGATACAGGTACAGCAGTCGAATCCAGTCGAGTCCCTCGATTTTTTCGAGCTCGACGAGCAGGTCGACCAGCCGTGGCCGACCGTACAGATCCAGGCCGTAATAGGTCGTATCCTGCGCGACGATGTTCAGCTCGCGGACACCGTCGGCTGCCAGTTCGCTGGCCTCGGCCACGACCGCTTCGATCGGCTTGGTGGCATGCTTGCCGCGCATCTTGGGAATCGCGCAAAAGGTGCACAGCCGGTCACATCCCTCGGAGATTTTCAAATAGGCGAGGTGTCGCGGTGTGATGCGCAGCCGGTTGCGATCATCGAGCGGAGTGCTCGGCGCCGGGCTGAAGACGGTCCGCTGTTCGGTCATCCGGCCCAACAACCGGTCGGCCACCTTGGTCACCTGCTCGCGCCCAAACACCCCGACGAGGTGGTCGATTTGCGGGCAGCGGTCGAGCAGGGCCTCTTTCTCGCGTTCGGCCAGGCAACCCGACACGATCACGCCCCGGGTGCGTCCTTCCGCCTTCAGGGCGAGCATCTCCTGGATGGCGGAAAACGATTCCTCGCGGGCTCGTTCGATGAAACCGCAAGTGTTCACGACGACGAAGTCGGCCCCGTCCGGCTCGGGAACCAGTCGGTAGCCGTCGAGTTGCAACAGTCCGAGCATCCGCTCGCTGTCGACGAGGTTTTTTGGACAGCCGAGGCTGACAAAGGCGTACGTGCCCTTGATGTGGCCTGGGGCAGACTTCGCGGGGGCGGACTTCACGGGGTGCTAATTTCAAGTCACACGGAAAGTTGCGTCAAA from Pirellulales bacterium encodes the following:
- a CDS encoding Gfo/Idh/MocA family oxidoreductase translates to MAHGFGIIGCGMISRFHARAIRDCRGAKVIGCCDAVPAAAEKLAAEIGCQAFADLDALLADPRISVVVIGTPSGAHMEPAVAAARAGKHVIVEKPLEITLKRCDAIINAASRAGVQVATIFPSRFHHSSIELKRAVDEGRFGKLTLGDAYVKWFRPQSYYDSGAWRGTWELDGGGALMNQAIHSVDLLAWLMGPVVEIRAQCALLAHERIAVEDTAVATLRFDNGALGTIEASTAAYPGYLKRIELHGSTGSAALEEEDLVRWDFAAKGRRDAAIKRGMEQRRSGGGGASDPAAIGHHGHAALFRDTLAAIDAGRAASVDGPEGRRAVEIILGIYKAAETGKPVLLPLKSDPPLAARKRRKK
- a CDS encoding phosphonoacetaldehyde hydrolase, with amino-acid sequence MGNSEFDYRGPIKLIVFDWAGTTVDYGCFAPVRPFVGVFGAAGVEITLAEARVPMGMHKKDHIRALGTQPEIARRWSQRHGCAFTEDDVERLYLQLQSPEVARSITAASTMIPGVVDCVGQLQERGIKIGATTGYFRQAADPVREAAAAAGYRPDCSLCVDDVPAGRPAPWGMFKIMQTLDVYPPAAVVKVGDTLPDVGEGRNAGVWTVGVTRTGNDLGLSEAETLALPPAELRRRVDEVGARLLAAGAHFVIDSVPQILELLPEIEARLARGERP
- a CDS encoding lysophospholipid acyltransferase family protein, with amino-acid sequence MSFRPVDFLVYLCIRTIVCVLQAISIDAWAAVARPLAWILSDVLRVRRRVVLENLTQAFPEYSDAQRRLLARAMWEHLLLLVGEVALLPRKVHDINWREFLTLSNHRALTHILLSRRPVIIVTGHFGNFEAAGYLLGILGFTSHTVARKLDNPYLDRFVNTFRRRTGQKIVAKKGGYEELIAAIDAGGAVSLLADQHAGQKGCWVDFFGRPASAHKAIALLALEHEAPVAVASTRRLDRPMRFCMRLEGLADPTRGDAHLAGVQELTQWYTRHIETMIRREPGQYWWLHRRWKPRVKRGKAAAADKQAA
- the pgsA gene encoding CDP-diacylglycerol--glycerol-3-phosphate 3-phosphatidyltransferase; the protein is MSAGTKTKLPATVFNLPNQLTIARLVLSVVLFVLLSYGFYLAGFVLFILAASTDWLDGYFARKYGLVTMLGRILDPFVDKVIICGTFIYLSSAPASGVAAWMSVVVVGRELLITALRSFLEQRGADFSAQFSGKLKMVLQCVAASVSLLALHLHSQGTVPTWLAWLLMVSVWAAVVATVASGVAYVRTAIGLLRA
- a CDS encoding CPBP family intramembrane metalloprotease; the encoded protein is MLVEPSYLLAVLFVVLIAASLATVAISFARVLRGQELIAYEPRRGVPWGGAELLLLVLVFFTIQLAAGGAVWLAASLRALAQGSEVHLDDEVVIPDVDSLAGAALAVALSLVTFLIGVVLVRAVSRATTTDIGLTLARFPSDLGRGVLGFLAIAAPVYLIQLQLTQFFPSEHPLAKLWLEQQDPANMMLTIAVLFVAAVIVAPLAEEFLFRCLLQGWLENVALRYQLAATTEPAPAAALPTVAAPSEPPAGRASLEHAPASENPSESPQSDSLARPGASDQMPLPAPRLIGVYAAAPILVSSALFAAAHFSHGPDPVPLFLLAMVLGYLYQRTHRLWPSVIAHACLNATSLLMLLLQSNTSS
- a CDS encoding Rieske (2Fe-2S) protein; this translates as MSQWLRVASLSDLPEQTGFECVAGDRLVALFRIGTEVYALDGVCPHQGGPLGRGELEGCVVTCPWHGWQFDVRSGQHQISPTIRQPALEVRVEGDDVFVRLGPD
- the rimO gene encoding 30S ribosomal protein S12 methylthiotransferase RimO, producing the protein MKSAPAKSAPGHIKGTYAFVSLGCPKNLVDSERMLGLLQLDGYRLVPEPDGADFVVVNTCGFIERAREESFSAIQEMLALKAEGRTRGVIVSGCLAEREKEALLDRCPQIDHLVGVFGREQVTKVADRLLGRMTEQRTVFSPAPSTPLDDRNRLRITPRHLAYLKISEGCDRLCTFCAIPKMRGKHATKPIEAVVAEASELAADGVRELNIVAQDTTYYGLDLYGRPRLVDLLVELEKIEGLDWIRLLYLYPMYFSDELIAHIAGSRKIVPYLDMPLQHAHDSMLRRMARRVTRAETETLLAKLRAAIPGLVMRTTFITGFPGETEAEFAELMEFVETQRFERVGVFTYSLEPDTPAARLPDHVPEEVKQERRDRLMAIQQEIAFAFNAAQQGRKLDVLLDAPVPGEKRAYVGRTYADAPDIDGVVYVTGRGLRPGQFVACEIVGHKDYDLIAAAVGPAR
- a CDS encoding GNAT family N-acetyltransferase, producing MIQYRPFRNTDTPAIVDIWRARAVERGRAQAITPQIFDQFVLSKPYFDREGLIVAIDGTEPVGYVHAGFGPNENETGLSIREGVTCMLMVRHDHRRLGIGSELLARSEAYLQARGAKVLFGGGVRPLIPFYLGLYGGSDLPGVIDSDADAQRLYRAAGYIEVGRTLILQRELPGFRPPVDRQQIQIRRQTNLQTIEDPPTRSWWDACTFGSFDRMRFELHGLTGGAPLAACTVWAIEPLGSSWGVHAAGLIDLTTDPAQRHQGYATALVSETLKHLQQLRFGLVEVQISEGNLGAQKLFTKLGFAEIERGRVFRKG
- the phnW gene encoding 2-aminoethylphosphonate--pyruvate transaminase is translated as MDDDIPYLLLTPGPLTTSKTVKQVMLRDYCTWDDDYNGIVQDIRRRLVGLASPDDPDRATAVLMQGSGTFSVEATIGSVIPPDGKLLVVNNGAYGKRMAQIAKRLNIACHELVQSEIEPADLERLETALRDDPRITHVGLVHCETSTGMLNPAAQVGRLCAQYGKRFILDAMSSLGGIPLSMQSVGAQFVVSSANKCIQGVPGFGFVVADRALLEQSKGWARSLSLDLYDQWFEMEHKGGKWRYTSPTHVVRAFAQALAELAAEGGVEARHRRYVENHRRLVEGLTRLGFQPLLPAELRSPIITSFLYPPDPRFSFDAFYDAMKRRRFVIYPGKVSDADTFRIGTIGHVFPEDIDQLVVATREAVAELGVELRGGSHQPA